TGGATCGACCTGTAATCCGGGACATTCTTCTTACAGGTGTAAGAGCGATAGACGGAATTTTAACAGTAGGTAGAGGACAAAGATTAGGGATCTTCTCAGGTTCCGGTGTGGGAAAATCCAGCTTACTCGGTATGATCGCGAGATTCACGAATGCAGACGTAAACGTGATCGCGCTCGTTGGAGAACGAGGCAGAGAGGTGAACGAATTTTTGGAGAGGGACCTTGGTAAAGAAGGTCTTGCAAAATCGGTAGTATTCGCTGCAACCTCGGACGCACCCAAAATGGAACAGGTCAACTGTGCCCTACTTGCCACTTCCGTTGCGGAATATTTCAGAGAACAAGGACTGCATGTAAACTTAATGATGGATTCCTTGACCAGGTTCGCGCATGCAAATCGGGAAATCTCGGTTTCCAATCATGAGCCTCCTATCACCAGAGGTTTTAGTTCATCTGTTTTTACTAAATTAGCAAAACTTGTTGAACGTTCCGGTACTTCCAAATCCGGAGGAAGTATTACAGGATTTTATACTATCCTGACTGACACAGACGAGATGGAAGATCCGATCGCAGACGCTGTGCGAGGTTATATAGACGGGCATATTATTCTTTCCCGTAAACTTGCGGAGAGAAACCATTATCCTGCAATCGATATCCCTGCTTCCCTATCCAGGGTAATGCAATCCATAGTAGAAGAAGATCAGTTCATGAGGGCCGGTATGATCCGAGAGCTTATCTCCACATATAATTCGGTGGAAGAATTAATTCTACTAAATGCGTATGTAAGAGGGTCCGATCCGAAAGTAGATCTTGCCATCCGTAAAAAAGATAGGATAGATTCTTACCTAAAACAAAGACTTGCGGAAAGAAGTCTTTTCCCTCAGACCATCAGCGGTTTAAAAGATATCTTAAAAGAAGAAAGAGAAGAAGAGGAATTCTAATCGATGAAAAGATTCCAATTCAGACTCGAACCTGTACTTCGTTTAAAGAAGATCAAAGAGGACCAAAAACTCAAAGAACTTTCGGAATTAGTAGCCGAAGTCAATCAACGTAAATCCGAAATAGATTCTAACGAAGCAAGGATACGCTCCTTATCTTCTACCGAACTGGCAGGAAGTACGGACCTAAGAGAATATTCTTATTTGCAAACTTATATGAGACAACTTCTGACTCGAAATACTGAGTTAGAAACTGAGATCCATTCCTTTGATGAACCTGTTGAGAAAAAAAGAACGGAAGTAACAGAGGCAAGAAAAGAGAAGAAGGTACTGGAACTTCTAAAAGAAAACCGTTTCAAGGAGTACATTCACTCCTATAGAAAGGCGGAAAAAATCCAGGCAGAAGAGCAATTTTTAGCAGATCTTTATAGGAAGACTAGGGAGGAAACATATGGGGCTGATAGATCTAAACGGGATCCGAAAGTATTTACCTATGATACGGGAGGCGTCGAGCGCACCGGTACAGAAGATGCGGGACTTTCTGAACTCAGAAAACTTTACGAGCGTTATAAAAAGTGACCTCCCCTTTTTAGAAGTACGCAAAACTGTCGAATCTTCCGATCCTTTAATCGGGAGTATGTCGAATCTCCAAGATAAGATTTCCCATTTAGAAAATAAGGCCGGGGAGTTGGAAAAAAGAATTTCAGGATCCAGGCTGGACATTCGGGTATAAGAAGTGGCAAGTTTAACCGACAAAGCAAGAGCAGTATATCTAGTACTTCTGATCTTCTTCTTAGTGTTGATCGGATTTTTTGCGTTCCATTATTTTCAGATCATAGACGCTGCTGAAATTTTTCCTTTTTTAAGGACAGAACCAGGTTTAGTAAATGCGGATTCTGAATCCCCTTCCGAATTGGAAAAATTGGAATTCCGCAAAGAAATGGAAAGGCTCGCCAAAGACAGGGACGAGATCTCTCAAAAAGAAGATGAATTAAAGAAAGAAAAAGAGCGTTTAGAAGCCGAATTGGAAAAGATCGAGGAACTGAAACGAGGTCTTACTTCCAAGGAGAATGAGCTCAAATCTTCTGAATCCGAAAGAAATAGCAGAGGCAAATTGGTTAAGGTCATGGCGGAGAAGGTAGCGAATATGCCTCCAGACAATGCCGTTCAGATGCTGACCAATTGGCCGGATAAGGATATCATAGATGTATTCATCCAAATGGACAAGGACGCGGAACAGGACGGTAGACAGACTATCACTACTTACCTTCTCACCTTGTTCCCAGCAGAACGCAGGGCGAATATTACGAATAAATGGTTGTCAAGATCGGATGTGATCAAGGCCCCCGAATCCAATTCTGAATCCGAAGAACTCTAAAATTTTATGAAAAAGATAACGATCCTTTTTTTTTCTATACTAGTATCATACACAGGAGCCATCTACTCAAAGAGTAAAAAGGCAGCTCCTGCAAAACCGAAATATGTTTCCGGCGAAGAACTTGTCAATAACCCAGGGAAAGCCGTGGGAGAGACTGTCCGAGTTGCCGGAACAGTGACCCATGTGCTCTACAAAGGTAATTCGATCCGATTCGTGGTTCACTTCTCAGGAAAACCAGTGGTCTTAGATTCCGACGATTACAGTTTAATGAACCGTGTATCCGTAGGTTCCTACGTAGAAGTCTGTGGATTTTATCTAAAAAATAAGAAGCTGGATCTGGACGGAAAAAGAACAGACATGCCTTCTATCGTTATAGAACAGACTTATTGTACGAATTAGCGTTTCGTGCGGAGCCC
Above is a genomic segment from Leptospira johnsonii containing:
- a CDS encoding FliI/YscN family ATPase, with protein sequence MIEKKFHEKVDVISKYFLILDRTETIRKSGRVVRVSGNVIYSEGPPDSKIGEIMEVQKAGTEGYLQCEIVGFESHVYTLMPLGPVEGVYPDAFVFSSGRSLNVPVGKELLGRVLNGVGRPIDKKGLIITSEEKSPEGESINPLDRPVIRDILLTGVRAIDGILTVGRGQRLGIFSGSGVGKSSLLGMIARFTNADVNVIALVGERGREVNEFLERDLGKEGLAKSVVFAATSDAPKMEQVNCALLATSVAEYFREQGLHVNLMMDSLTRFAHANREISVSNHEPPITRGFSSSVFTKLAKLVERSGTSKSGGSITGFYTILTDTDEMEDPIADAVRGYIDGHIILSRKLAERNHYPAIDIPASLSRVMQSIVEEDQFMRAGMIRELISTYNSVEELILLNAYVRGSDPKVDLAIRKKDRIDSYLKQRLAERSLFPQTISGLKDILKEEREEEEF
- the fliJ gene encoding flagellar export protein FliJ — translated: MKRFQFRLEPVLRLKKIKEDQKLKELSELVAEVNQRKSEIDSNEARIRSLSSTELAGSTDLREYSYLQTYMRQLLTRNTELETEIHSFDEPVEKKRTEVTEARKEKKVLELLKENRFKEYIHSYRKAEKIQAEEQFLADLYRKTREETYGADRSKRDPKVFTYDTGGVERTGTEDAGLSELRKLYERYKK
- a CDS encoding periplasmic-type flagellar collar protein FlbB; the protein is MASLTDKARAVYLVLLIFFLVLIGFFAFHYFQIIDAAEIFPFLRTEPGLVNADSESPSELEKLEFRKEMERLAKDRDEISQKEDELKKEKERLEAELEKIEELKRGLTSKENELKSSESERNSRGKLVKVMAEKVANMPPDNAVQMLTNWPDKDIIDVFIQMDKDAEQDGRQTITTYLLTLFPAERRANITNKWLSRSDVIKAPESNSESEEL
- a CDS encoding TOBE domain-containing protein, coding for MKKITILFFSILVSYTGAIYSKSKKAAPAKPKYVSGEELVNNPGKAVGETVRVAGTVTHVLYKGNSIRFVVHFSGKPVVLDSDDYSLMNRVSVGSYVEVCGFYLKNKKLDLDGKRTDMPSIVIEQTYCTN